One Streptosporangium sp. NBC_01495 DNA window includes the following coding sequences:
- a CDS encoding excalibur calcium-binding domain-containing protein yields MSLSISAPCSPSFSPLLRIRAYRRGTDPEYAWYQDRDGDGVVCER; encoded by the coding sequence GTGAGCCTAAGCATCAGCGCTCCCTGCTCGCCGTCGTTCTCGCCGCTCCTCCGGATACGGGCCTACCGGCGCGGAACCGATCCCGAGTACGCCTGGTACCAAGACCGTGACGGTGACGGCGTCGTCTGCGAACGCTGA
- a CDS encoding DUF4158 domain-containing protein produces the protein MTVCRGWSYFPWMPVDFLSDDETARYGQYCGPPSQVELERMFFLDDADRRLIRACRGSRGRMRTK, from the coding sequence ATGACGGTGTGTAGAGGTTGGTCCTACTTTCCGTGGATGCCTGTTGATTTCTTAAGTGATGACGAGACTGCGCGGTATGGGCAGTACTGCGGGCCGCCGTCGCAGGTGGAGCTGGAGAGGATGTTCTTCCTCGACGACGCGGACAGGAGGCTGATCAGGGCGTGCCGCGGGTCGCGGGGACGGATGAGGACGAAGTGA
- a CDS encoding alpha/beta hydrolase: MPYRKTPAAVMGAAALTLLLSACAGGQAGGQADTLQAGRQPASPGTGLDRFHGQKLAFKPCDPQMPSGAPAVKAECARLKVPLDYRNPEGKQAELAVLRVPARGQDPIGALVLNPGGPGFAGTSHALLAAKAWASSPITERFHLVGFDPRGVGASTPALDCYTDAERERDAKFASFPAGVDDWTNQETRRLLQQCAERSGGKQVLAHVGTRDVARDMDVLRQALGDEKLSFAGASYGTRLGAVYAEMFPKKVRALVLDGAMDPLKGSHERRVQQYTGMQRSFERMAASCATKPDCPLGTDPDRATKVFQKLVRPLIDKPAPTSDGLRLTFVQAIEGVTAAMYGEVIWPAAIAGIAELKAGKGDTLRKLRDLYHERTADGVYPNSLEATMTINCLDEERHTPKQETAMNRAIFNVAPFTDPGRPIKQARDGCEHWPVKPTLGYPYATDIQGLPDTLTVSVTGDAMTPHEGGINLANALGGSLLTVEGEQHGTLQAGNACINEAVATYLIDLKSPAEGARCKL, from the coding sequence ATGCCATATCGCAAGACACCGGCCGCCGTCATGGGCGCCGCGGCGCTGACGCTGCTGCTCAGTGCCTGCGCGGGCGGCCAGGCCGGCGGGCAGGCCGACACTCTCCAGGCCGGTCGGCAACCAGCCTCCCCCGGCACCGGCCTGGACCGCTTCCACGGGCAGAAGCTGGCGTTCAAGCCCTGCGATCCGCAGATGCCGTCGGGCGCGCCGGCCGTCAAAGCCGAGTGCGCGCGGCTCAAGGTGCCACTCGACTACCGGAATCCGGAGGGTAAGCAGGCAGAGCTGGCAGTGCTGCGCGTGCCCGCGCGCGGCCAGGATCCGATCGGGGCGCTCGTGCTGAACCCCGGCGGTCCCGGATTCGCGGGTACGAGCCACGCGCTCCTGGCAGCCAAGGCGTGGGCGTCGTCGCCGATCACCGAGCGCTTCCACCTGGTCGGGTTCGACCCGCGCGGCGTCGGCGCCTCGACCCCGGCGCTCGACTGCTACACCGACGCAGAGCGCGAGCGCGACGCGAAGTTCGCCTCGTTCCCCGCCGGCGTGGACGACTGGACCAACCAGGAGACCCGCCGGCTCCTCCAGCAGTGCGCCGAGCGCTCCGGCGGCAAGCAGGTGCTCGCGCACGTCGGCACCCGCGACGTCGCGCGGGACATGGACGTGCTGCGCCAGGCCCTGGGCGATGAAAAGCTCTCCTTCGCGGGCGCCAGCTACGGCACCCGGCTGGGCGCCGTGTACGCGGAGATGTTCCCGAAGAAGGTCCGCGCGCTGGTGCTCGACGGGGCGATGGACCCGCTGAAGGGCAGCCACGAGCGACGTGTCCAGCAGTACACCGGGATGCAGCGCTCGTTCGAGCGCATGGCCGCGTCGTGCGCCACCAAGCCGGACTGCCCGCTCGGCACCGACCCCGACCGTGCAACCAAGGTCTTCCAGAAACTCGTCCGACCGCTGATCGACAAGCCGGCACCGACGTCCGACGGGCTCCGGCTGACGTTCGTGCAGGCGATCGAGGGGGTAACGGCCGCGATGTACGGCGAGGTGATCTGGCCCGCCGCGATCGCGGGCATCGCCGAGCTGAAGGCCGGCAAGGGCGACACCCTGCGGAAGCTGCGCGACCTCTACCACGAGCGGACCGCCGACGGCGTCTACCCCAACTCGCTCGAGGCCACGATGACGATCAACTGCCTGGACGAAGAGCGCCACACGCCGAAGCAGGAGACCGCGATGAACCGGGCGATATTCAACGTGGCGCCGTTCACCGACCCCGGCCGTCCGATCAAGCAGGCGCGCGACGGCTGCGAGCACTGGCCCGTCAAGCCGACGCTCGGCTACCCATATGCCACGGACATCCAGGGCCTGCCCGACACGCTGACGGTCTCCGTCACGGGCGACGCCATGACGCCGCACGAGGGCGGCATCAACCTGGCCAACGCGCTGGGCGGCAGCCTGCTCACCGTCGAGGGCGAGCAGCACGGCACTCTCCAAGCCGGCAACGCCTGCATCAACGAGGCCGTGGCCACCTACCTCATCGACCTCAAGTCCCCGGCAGAAGGGGCCCGGTGCAAGCTTTGA
- a CDS encoding GOLPH3/VPS74 family protein produces MPQLYSSVLIGTEMLLDRLVERGDIRRGSRKALGLFDTTVLEDGGSGRRSRLLDDIRDVLVEGTEPQPRIAALAALLSGSGTLPQFHREIPWTSPVITRAKEFERGDWGAVAEAIARSVTATIVSNVIVAAAVLPQN; encoded by the coding sequence ATGCCACAATTGTACTCCTCGGTACTGATCGGTACTGAGATGCTGCTGGACAGGCTCGTCGAACGCGGCGACATCCGCCGCGGAAGCCGCAAGGCGCTCGGCCTGTTCGACACGACGGTCCTCGAGGACGGCGGAAGCGGGCGCCGGTCCCGGCTCCTTGATGATATTCGCGACGTGCTCGTCGAGGGCACGGAACCGCAGCCCCGTATCGCCGCGCTGGCGGCACTGCTGTCGGGAAGCGGGACGCTTCCCCAGTTCCATCGCGAGATTCCCTGGACCTCCCCCGTGATCACCCGCGCCAAGGAGTTCGAGCGAGGCGACTGGGGAGCCGTCGCCGAAGCGATCGCGCGCTCCGTCACCGCCACCATCGTCAGCAACGTCATCGTCGCGGCGGCCGTGCTTCCCCAAAACTAA
- a CDS encoding SDR family oxidoreductase, translating to MSDTDLRNLEALNTHESDRIAVVTGASRGIGAAIAGRFAADGYTVAVHYRQDSAAAAGVVEKIIAAGGTAFSFAADLAAPETGTAFWAAYDAAAGPLHDAPVQVLVNNAGVALHGAIEEFDAGDFIRQQQINTTAPFLIIQAALPRLADGGRIVNISSAATRVALPDIIGYTMTKGAIEALTFPLAQHLGPRRITVNAVVPATTDTDMNASWLRGNPDLIAAVAAQNALGRIGEPDDVADVVALLASHDARWITGQVIDATGGYRL from the coding sequence ATGTCTGACACTGACCTGCGCAACCTCGAGGCGCTCAACACTCATGAGTCCGACCGCATCGCAGTCGTCACCGGCGCCAGCCGTGGCATCGGCGCGGCCATCGCCGGCCGTTTCGCCGCCGACGGGTACACCGTCGCCGTTCACTACCGCCAGGACTCGGCCGCCGCGGCCGGCGTCGTCGAAAAGATCATCGCGGCCGGCGGCACGGCGTTCTCCTTCGCCGCCGACCTGGCCGCACCCGAAACCGGAACCGCGTTCTGGGCCGCCTACGACGCGGCTGCGGGCCCGCTGCACGACGCTCCCGTGCAGGTGCTGGTGAACAACGCCGGGGTCGCCCTGCACGGCGCCATCGAGGAGTTCGATGCCGGGGACTTCATCCGCCAGCAGCAGATCAACACCACCGCGCCGTTCCTGATCATTCAGGCTGCCCTGCCTCGCCTGGCCGACGGCGGGCGCATCGTGAACATCTCCTCCGCCGCCACCCGCGTCGCCCTCCCCGACATCATCGGCTACACCATGACAAAGGGCGCCATCGAAGCCCTCACCTTCCCCCTCGCCCAGCACCTCGGCCCCCGCCGCATCACCGTCAACGCCGTCGTCCCCGCCACCACCGACACCGACATGAACGCCTCCTGGTTGCGCGGCAACCCCGACCTCATCGCCGCCGTCGCCGCGCAGAACGCCCTCGGCCGCATCGGCGAACCCGACGACGTCGCCGACGTCGTCGCCCTCCTCGCCTCCCATGACGCCCGGTGGATCACAGGACAGGTCATCGACGCCACCGGTGGCTACCGCTTGTAG
- a CDS encoding sensor histidine kinase: protein MSTWHRCSIRTRFTVVASTVMALICTVAAVFALVAVRKAVVEDRTQRLVIHAVDMARQIRQSGVSPHMLSDGHNEAVQVFDPADTPVAATPGFSAREPPITNLRPDVDAYTVVRLCDLHAFPGQCKIVISYPLHRADGVWLLNMAVADVPWYVGPRLLASLAAGWLLLVGMTAAGTYRTVSKTLEPVGAISGKLAQITASDLGHRVPVPKYRDELRDLAEIANKTLDRAQTAVEQQLRFASDASHDLRNPLAAMRVQIDEALMYPKETDWPQTANALLDSMERLQDLVTDLLQIARLDAGISSRHDPVDLTGLVTAELDRRPRRVAVIRRLTPGVVIDGERIGLVRLLNNLLDNAERHADSAITVTLTLEADTAVLEVCDDGEGIAPDQQEVIFQRFARLEASRRRDAGGTGLGLPIARQIAETHNGTLTLEDSPRGARFVLRLPGRAAPPADHARTPTKV, encoded by the coding sequence GTGAGCACGTGGCATCGGTGCTCCATCAGGACCCGCTTCACCGTGGTGGCCAGCACCGTCATGGCGCTGATCTGCACTGTTGCCGCGGTGTTCGCCCTGGTGGCGGTGCGGAAGGCCGTCGTCGAGGATCGGACGCAACGGCTTGTTATCCACGCCGTGGATATGGCCAGACAGATACGCCAGAGCGGCGTATCCCCCCACATGCTGTCGGACGGGCACAACGAGGCGGTTCAGGTGTTCGACCCGGCCGACACGCCGGTCGCCGCCACCCCGGGCTTCTCGGCGCGCGAGCCGCCGATAACCAACCTTCGCCCCGACGTCGACGCCTATACGGTTGTGCGATTGTGTGACCTGCACGCGTTCCCCGGCCAGTGCAAGATTGTGATCTCTTACCCCCTGCACAGGGCCGACGGCGTCTGGTTGCTCAACATGGCTGTTGCCGATGTTCCCTGGTACGTGGGCCCTCGGCTGCTGGCCTCGCTCGCCGCCGGCTGGCTCTTGCTGGTCGGGATGACCGCGGCGGGCACCTACCGGACCGTGAGCAAGACCCTGGAGCCGGTGGGCGCGATCAGCGGCAAGCTCGCCCAGATCACCGCGAGTGATCTCGGCCACCGGGTGCCGGTACCGAAGTACCGAGACGAGCTGCGCGACCTCGCCGAGATCGCGAACAAGACCCTGGACCGGGCCCAGACGGCGGTTGAGCAGCAGCTGCGGTTCGCCTCGGACGCCTCCCATGATCTGCGCAACCCGCTGGCCGCCATGCGCGTGCAGATCGATGAGGCGCTCATGTACCCGAAGGAGACCGACTGGCCGCAAACGGCGAACGCGCTGTTGGACAGTATGGAACGGCTTCAGGACCTGGTCACCGACCTGTTGCAGATCGCCCGGCTGGACGCGGGCATCAGCAGCCGGCACGATCCCGTCGACCTGACCGGCCTGGTGACGGCCGAGCTGGACCGGCGGCCACGCCGGGTGGCGGTGATCCGCCGCCTCACCCCCGGCGTGGTGATCGACGGAGAGCGGATCGGCCTGGTCCGGTTGCTGAACAATCTCCTGGACAACGCCGAACGCCACGCCGATTCCGCCATCACGGTCACTCTCACACTGGAGGCGGACACGGCGGTGCTGGAGGTGTGTGACGACGGCGAGGGCATCGCCCCCGACCAGCAGGAGGTCATCTTCCAGCGGTTCGCCCGCCTGGAGGCCTCCCGCAGAAGGGACGCCGGCGGCACGGGGCTCGGCCTGCCGATCGCCCGGCAGATCGCCGAAACCCACAACGGCACCCTCACCCTCGAAGACAGCCCCCGCGGCGCACGGTTCGTCCTGCGCCTGCCCGGCCGTGCCGCACCCCCCGCGGACCACGCTCGCACGCCGACGAAGGTATGA
- a CDS encoding IS110 family transposase — MIVIGVDAHKRTHTLVAVDQVGRKLAERTVRATPDGNADAATWAARWPEVTFAIEDCRHVTRRLEADLLRAGHRVVRVTTQLMSGQRRSGRERGKSDPIDALAVARVALREPDLPVAHLDGPSREVKLLADYRDDLVVQRTRICSQLRWHLHELDPELEIPSRGIRRRRVQDELSQRLADMLGVVAQIARELLERCRQSTVRINQLEGQLRQLVRAMAPQLLDIPGCGVLGAATIIGETAGVHRFRSKAAFARFTGTAPIPVWSGNSSRVRLNRGGNRRMNCALHMIAVTQARGIGPGKAYLDKLMAEGKTRTEAIRLLRRRLSDVVYRTLKAIDASISDTAEQMLVAAA; from the coding sequence TTGATCGTCATCGGCGTCGATGCCCACAAACGCACCCACACCCTGGTCGCCGTCGACCAGGTCGGCCGCAAACTCGCCGAACGCACTGTTCGCGCGACCCCCGACGGCAATGCCGACGCTGCGACCTGGGCCGCCCGGTGGCCCGAGGTCACCTTCGCGATCGAGGACTGCCGGCACGTGACCCGCCGGCTGGAGGCCGATTTGCTGCGCGCCGGCCACCGGGTCGTGCGCGTCACCACCCAGCTGATGTCCGGCCAGCGCCGCTCAGGCCGGGAACGCGGCAAATCCGACCCCATTGACGCGCTGGCGGTCGCCCGGGTCGCGTTGCGCGAGCCGGACCTGCCGGTAGCTCACCTGGACGGTCCGTCTCGGGAGGTGAAGCTGCTGGCCGACTACCGCGATGACCTGGTTGTTCAGCGGACCCGGATCTGCAGCCAGCTGCGCTGGCACCTGCACGAACTCGACCCCGAGCTGGAGATCCCCTCCCGCGGAATTCGCCGTCGCCGCGTCCAAGACGAGCTGTCTCAGCGTCTGGCCGACATGTTAGGGGTCGTCGCGCAGATCGCCCGCGAACTGCTCGAGCGCTGCAGGCAGTCAACGGTGCGCATCAACCAGCTGGAAGGTCAGCTGAGACAACTCGTGCGAGCCATGGCCCCGCAGTTGCTGGACATCCCCGGCTGCGGCGTGCTGGGCGCGGCCACGATCATCGGCGAGACCGCCGGAGTGCACCGGTTCCGCTCCAAGGCGGCCTTCGCCCGCTTCACCGGCACCGCCCCCATCCCCGTCTGGTCGGGCAACAGCAGCCGGGTGCGCCTCAACCGCGGCGGCAACCGGCGCATGAACTGCGCCCTGCACATGATCGCCGTTACCCAGGCCCGGGGTATCGGTCCGGGTAAGGCCTACCTCGACAAGCTGATGGCCGAGGGCAAGACCCGCACCGAGGCCATCCGCCTGCTGCGTCGCCGCCTGTCCGACGTGGTCTATCGGACCCTCAAGGCCATCGATGCCTCGATCTCCGATACCGCTGAGCAGATGCTGGTAGCGGCGGCTTGA
- a CDS encoding ester cyclase produces the protein MSDTELRELFQRYIDALNAHEFHRMTEFIHDEVVENGQPVTRDDVIAELKGHGDAVPDFTWRVKDVAIDGDRVAARLFNKGTPAKEWFGVTPTGATVEYAEYAFHKVRDGRFYEMNYLIDAQAVQRQLGS, from the coding sequence ATGTCCGACACCGAACTGCGCGAACTTTTCCAGCGCTACATCGATGCGCTCAACGCTCATGAGTTTCACCGCATGACCGAGTTCATTCACGACGAGGTCGTCGAGAACGGCCAGCCGGTCACGCGGGACGACGTGATCGCGGAGCTGAAGGGGCACGGCGATGCCGTGCCGGACTTCACTTGGCGGGTCAAGGACGTCGCCATCGACGGTGATCGCGTGGCGGCCCGTCTGTTCAACAAGGGCACGCCCGCGAAGGAGTGGTTCGGCGTGACCCCTACCGGCGCCACGGTCGAGTATGCCGAGTACGCCTTCCACAAGGTCCGCGATGGGCGCTTCTATGAGATGAACTATCTGATCGACGCCCAGGCAGTGCAGCGTCAGCTGGGCTCCTGA
- a CDS encoding CPBP family intramembrane glutamic endopeptidase, whose amino-acid sequence MGLIAFAAAVLIRIRALAAFAVRRAKPRHFMVAAVLGLVAYVLGTIVAVVYMLVSGDTQNVQTSYQAAAAAGWWSLVLALVAGAIITPLGEEGFFRGVLANPLFARYQAWIAVVVSAAVFAVAHGINPILPVAFVVGVLAALLFRWSGSIWPGVVLHGVNNATALLAPRSSPSPGREETCRRVRVGGAAREDCGAHSFRVTEPCACPCDAGRANRRAALTLLRCRVPERHADLRTARNRSCGAEVVSFADGRRDQSAERRREPSTPEYSPDPG is encoded by the coding sequence ATGGGCCTCATCGCCTTCGCGGCCGCCGTGCTCATCCGCATCCGCGCGCTCGCGGCCTTCGCTGTCCGCCGTGCGAAGCCGCGCCACTTCATGGTCGCCGCGGTGCTCGGCCTGGTCGCCTACGTGCTCGGCACGATCGTCGCGGTCGTCTACATGCTCGTGAGCGGCGACACGCAGAACGTGCAGACGAGCTACCAGGCCGCTGCCGCGGCCGGCTGGTGGTCGCTCGTCCTCGCGCTCGTCGCGGGAGCGATCATCACCCCACTCGGCGAGGAGGGGTTCTTCCGAGGGGTTCTCGCGAACCCCCTTTTCGCCCGCTACCAAGCCTGGATCGCGGTCGTCGTGAGCGCGGCGGTCTTCGCTGTCGCCCACGGTATCAACCCCATTCTGCCTGTAGCGTTCGTCGTCGGCGTGCTCGCCGCCCTGCTGTTCCGCTGGTCGGGTTCGATCTGGCCGGGCGTCGTGTTGCACGGCGTCAACAACGCGACCGCTTTGCTCGCCCCGCGTTCTTCGCCCTCGCCGGGGCGTGAGGAGACCTGCCGACGCGTGCGCGTCGGCGGTGCAGCGCGTGAGGACTGCGGGGCCCATTCCTTCCGGGTCACGGAGCCCTGCGCATGTCCGTGCGACGCCGGGCGAGCAAACCGGCGCGCTGCACTGACGCTGCTGCGATGCCGCGTCCCGGAGCGGCATGCCGACTTACGTACCGCTCGGAATAGAAGTTGCGGGGCCGAAGTTGTCTCCTTCGCCGATGGCCGCCGCGACCAGAGCGCGGAAAGGCGTCGCGAGCCATCAACGCCCGAATACAGCCCCGACCCGGGGTGA
- a CDS encoding amidohydrolase family protein, with the protein MRTLIHDVRLFDGELTIPKTDVLIENDQISLVGPSLDVQPEVSINGLGQTLLPGLIDAHTHVFDGSLAQALRYGVTTELDMFCLPQILAEQRRLAAENDDVADFRSAGTLATAPGGHPTQLLAGPLLDALGPQALDFISDPTQAPAFIRARLAEGADYLKIVIDDGTVHGANLPVMTPECATALTEAAHAAGLRVVAHAITAGEVEIALDAGVDGLAHVWTDLAPGDPASLRLAERVATQGVFAVTTLAYFEAISAHHVETADCARPGSSTNAVGSLQALREAGVALLAGTDATPFVPAHGAGMHRELQLLTEAGLGPEEVLAAATSRPAQHFGLTDRGRVAVGLRADLLLVHGDPTRDITAMANTADVWRRGTRQPGHGLSQNAAE; encoded by the coding sequence ATGCGTACGCTGATCCACGATGTCCGCCTGTTCGACGGCGAACTCACCATCCCGAAGACCGATGTTCTGATCGAGAACGACCAGATCTCCCTGGTCGGCCCTTCTCTCGATGTCCAGCCCGAAGTGTCGATCAACGGTTTGGGCCAGACCCTGCTGCCTGGCCTGATCGACGCGCACACCCACGTCTTCGACGGCAGCCTTGCCCAGGCCCTGCGATACGGGGTGACCACCGAACTCGACATGTTCTGCCTCCCGCAGATCCTCGCGGAACAGCGCCGACTGGCCGCCGAGAACGACGACGTGGCCGATTTCCGCAGTGCGGGCACCCTGGCCACCGCTCCCGGCGGCCATCCCACCCAACTGCTGGCCGGCCCCCTCCTGGACGCGCTCGGCCCTCAGGCGCTCGACTTCATCTCCGATCCCACCCAGGCCCCGGCCTTCATCCGTGCCCGGCTGGCCGAGGGAGCCGACTACCTCAAAATCGTCATCGACGACGGCACGGTGCACGGAGCCAACCTGCCGGTGATGACCCCCGAGTGCGCCACCGCCCTCACCGAAGCCGCTCACGCTGCCGGACTGCGGGTTGTCGCCCATGCCATCACCGCCGGCGAAGTGGAGATCGCCCTTGATGCCGGGGTGGACGGCCTTGCCCACGTATGGACCGACCTCGCACCCGGAGATCCGGCCTCACTCCGCCTGGCCGAGCGGGTAGCCACCCAGGGAGTCTTCGCCGTCACCACCCTCGCCTACTTCGAGGCGATCAGCGCCCACCACGTCGAGACCGCCGACTGTGCCCGCCCCGGCAGCTCGACCAACGCCGTCGGCTCATTGCAGGCTTTGCGCGAGGCGGGTGTCGCCTTGCTGGCCGGCACCGATGCCACACCGTTCGTCCCCGCCCATGGCGCCGGGATGCACCGTGAACTCCAGTTGCTCACCGAGGCCGGCCTCGGCCCCGAGGAAGTCCTGGCCGCAGCGACCAGCCGGCCCGCCCAACACTTCGGCTTGACCGATCGAGGCAGGGTGGCAGTCGGCTTGCGTGCCGATCTGCTGTTGGTGCACGGCGACCCGACCCGGGACATCACCGCCATGGCCAACACCGCCGACGTCTGGCGCCGCGGCACCCGCCAACCCGGCCACGGCCTTTCTCAGAACGCCGCCGAGTAG
- a CDS encoding TetR/AcrR family transcriptional regulator, giving the protein MGDSRSTVMGRPREFDIDEALERAMQVFWERGYEGATLSDLTGAMGITKPSMYAAFGNKEQLFRRALERYIEGPASYATRALEEPTARGVAEALLRGAVRTTTLSEGHPGCLTVQGALAASDGGRPAHDLLVGWRNDAGLRLEERFQRAVDEGDLPCDADPGRLARYIMTVAFGIAVQAAGGLGHDELQEIADTALRSWQP; this is encoded by the coding sequence ATGGGTGATTCCCGGAGTACTGTCATGGGCCGGCCCAGGGAATTCGACATCGACGAGGCGCTGGAGCGCGCCATGCAGGTGTTCTGGGAGCGGGGGTACGAGGGGGCGACCCTCTCCGATCTGACCGGGGCCATGGGGATCACCAAGCCGAGCATGTACGCGGCCTTCGGCAACAAGGAGCAGCTGTTCCGCAGGGCATTGGAGCGCTACATCGAGGGGCCGGCCTCCTACGCGACGCGTGCCCTGGAGGAGCCGACCGCACGAGGGGTGGCCGAGGCGCTCCTGCGTGGAGCGGTTCGGACCACGACCCTTTCCGAAGGCCATCCTGGATGCCTGACAGTGCAGGGCGCGCTGGCGGCAAGCGACGGAGGGCGACCCGCGCACGATCTGCTCGTCGGCTGGCGGAACGATGCGGGTCTACGCCTTGAGGAGCGCTTCCAGCGCGCCGTCGACGAGGGTGACCTCCCGTGCGACGCCGACCCAGGGCGACTCGCCCGATACATCATGACGGTGGCGTTCGGCATCGCTGTCCAGGCCGCCGGCGGCCTCGGTCACGACGAACTCCAGGAGATCGCCGACACGGCGCTGCGTAGCTGGCAGCCATAG
- a CDS encoding transposase produces the protein MGKRKPRPRRSFTPEFKAEIVELCRRGDRSIRQVAADFDLTETAVRAWVRQAEVDAGERDGLTSSEREELAALRRENRRLREDVDVLKRATAFFA, from the coding sequence ATGGGGAAGAGGAAGCCTCGGCCTCGCCGTTCGTTCACGCCGGAGTTCAAGGCTGAGATCGTCGAGTTGTGCCGGCGGGGTGACCGGTCGATCAGGCAGGTGGCCGCGGACTTCGATCTGACCGAGACCGCGGTACGCGCCTGGGTGCGCCAGGCCGAGGTCGACGCCGGTGAGCGAGACGGGCTGACCAGCAGCGAGCGCGAAGAGTTGGCGGCGCTGCGGCGGGAGAATCGCCGGCTGCGTGAGGACGTCGACGTCCTCAAGCGGGCCACGGCTTTCTTCGCGTAA
- a CDS encoding IS3 family transposase: MSVHPFIEAEKQGGHNVKRACELLEVSRAAFYARRAPAPGPRAVRDAALTARITEAHRRSKGTYGAPRIHAVLQHQSDGCGRRRVARLMRQAGLAGRHRRRRQLTTIADPHAHLRPDLIGRDFAADPSAIDTRWCGDITYIPTQEGRLYLATVIDIASRRVVGWATADHLRTELVADALQAACHNRRPTSPVIFHSDRGCQYTSSAYAALAERLGVRLSVGRTGQCWDNALAESFFSTLKGEMLGDRSWPSRAVARTAIFEFIESWYNLHRLHSSLGYRSPADFEAAAAA, encoded by the coding sequence GTGAGCGTGCACCCGTTCATCGAGGCGGAGAAGCAGGGCGGTCACAACGTCAAGCGGGCGTGTGAGCTGCTGGAGGTCTCCCGTGCCGCCTTCTACGCCCGCCGCGCTCCCGCTCCCGGCCCTCGCGCGGTGCGCGACGCGGCCCTGACCGCGCGCATCACCGAGGCCCATCGGCGATCGAAGGGCACCTACGGCGCCCCGCGTATCCACGCGGTGCTGCAACACCAGAGCGACGGTTGCGGGCGGCGGCGGGTGGCCCGGCTGATGCGCCAGGCCGGTCTGGCCGGCCGTCATCGCCGGCGACGGCAGCTGACCACGATCGCCGATCCGCACGCGCATCTGCGGCCTGACCTGATCGGCCGGGACTTCGCTGCTGATCCCAGCGCGATCGACACCCGCTGGTGCGGCGACATCACGTATATCCCGACGCAGGAGGGCCGGCTGTATCTGGCCACCGTCATCGACATCGCCTCCCGGCGGGTGGTGGGGTGGGCCACCGCCGATCACCTGCGCACCGAGCTGGTCGCCGACGCCCTGCAGGCGGCCTGCCACAACCGCCGCCCCACCAGCCCGGTGATCTTCCACTCGGATCGCGGCTGCCAATACACCAGCAGCGCCTACGCGGCGCTGGCCGAGCGGCTCGGTGTCCGGCTGTCGGTGGGACGGACCGGGCAGTGCTGGGACAACGCACTGGCCGAATCATTCTTCTCCACCCTCAAGGGCGAGATGCTGGGTGATCGTTCCTGGCCCAGCCGCGCTGTCGCTCGCACCGCGATCTTCGAGTTCATCGAAAGCTGGTACAACCTGCACCGGCTGCACAGCAGTCTTGGCTACCGTAGTCCCGCCGACTTCGAAGCCGCCGCAGCCGCCTGA